The Nitrospira sp. KM1 genome includes a window with the following:
- the sthA gene encoding Si-specific NAD(P)(+) transhydrogenase, whose amino-acid sequence MAHYDLLVIGTGPAGQKAAIQAAKLGKQVGIIERKEVVGGVCINTGTIPSKSLREAVLYLSGYRQRNLYGAGYRVKDAIAIEDLAFRANHVITREVRIVENQMARNRVDMIYGQAGFVTPHRLQIRQRDSVIEHDADYIVIAVGTEPARPPHVPFDEESIIDTDGLLTLKRIPDSIMIVGGGVIGVEYASILAALGIPVTLIDKRPRLLEFVDAEIIDTLQRQMKEMGISLFHEEEVVGIKKGSDHRIHVTLHHAQPIQATTLMYAIGRVGATAGLNLEAIGLKADTRGRLVVNEHFQTAIPHIYAVGDIIGFPALASTSMQQGRHASCHAFNHADRTDTDLLPYGIYAIPEISMVGRNEEDLNKAEVPYGVGIARYREIARGQIIGDENGMLKLLFHSRTHELLGVHGIGEGATELIHIGQAVMAYHGTIDYFVDTVFNYPTLAECYKVAALDGINRLPRPWPPIN is encoded by the coding sequence ATGGCACATTACGACTTGCTTGTGATTGGAACGGGACCGGCCGGACAAAAAGCCGCAATCCAGGCGGCCAAACTCGGTAAGCAGGTCGGCATCATCGAGCGCAAGGAAGTCGTCGGCGGCGTCTGCATCAACACCGGCACGATCCCCAGCAAGTCGTTGCGCGAGGCGGTGCTCTATCTATCGGGATACCGCCAACGGAATCTGTACGGGGCGGGTTATCGCGTCAAGGACGCCATCGCGATCGAGGATCTTGCCTTCCGCGCCAACCACGTCATTACGCGTGAAGTCCGGATCGTCGAAAATCAAATGGCCCGTAACCGGGTCGACATGATCTACGGCCAGGCCGGTTTTGTGACGCCTCATCGCCTGCAGATCCGGCAGCGAGACAGTGTCATCGAACATGACGCGGACTACATCGTCATCGCCGTGGGCACCGAACCGGCCAGGCCTCCTCATGTGCCGTTCGACGAAGAATCGATCATCGACACCGACGGACTCCTGACACTCAAACGCATTCCGGACTCCATCATGATCGTGGGCGGCGGAGTGATCGGGGTCGAATACGCGTCCATCCTGGCGGCGCTCGGCATTCCCGTGACACTCATCGACAAGCGGCCCAGGCTGTTGGAATTCGTCGACGCGGAAATCATCGACACGCTGCAGCGCCAGATGAAAGAGATGGGGATTTCCCTCTTTCACGAAGAAGAAGTCGTCGGCATCAAGAAAGGCTCGGATCATCGTATTCATGTCACCCTGCACCATGCGCAGCCGATTCAGGCCACGACGTTGATGTATGCCATTGGACGGGTCGGCGCAACAGCCGGCCTCAATCTCGAAGCCATCGGCTTGAAGGCGGATACACGGGGACGCTTGGTCGTCAACGAGCATTTCCAAACCGCCATCCCACACATCTACGCGGTCGGCGACATCATCGGATTCCCGGCCTTGGCCTCAACCTCCATGCAACAGGGCCGGCACGCGTCCTGCCATGCGTTCAATCATGCGGATCGGACCGACACCGATCTCCTCCCGTACGGCATCTATGCCATCCCTGAAATTTCCATGGTCGGCCGCAATGAAGAGGACCTGAACAAGGCCGAGGTGCCCTACGGCGTCGGCATTGCGCGGTACCGTGAAATAGCCCGCGGGCAGATCATCGGCGACGAGAACGGGATGCTGAAACTGCTCTTCCACAGCCGCACGCATGAACTGCTGGGTGTCCATGGAATCGGGGAAGGCGCTACGGAGTTGATTCACATCGGGCAGGCGGTGATGGCCTATCACGGCACCATCGATTATTTCGTGGACACGGTGTTCAATTACCCTACCTTGGCCGAATGCTACAAGGTGGCTGCTCTGGACGGCATCAACCGCTTGCCGCGCCCCTGGCCACCGATCAACTGA
- the tpx gene encoding thiol peroxidase codes for MRSYTHRLISTCAVLACLAGSACGGTGSGSIFSYKNLPVAGGSAAAGEGHTVLFKGSPVMLSGTGIKVGDPLRDVKVAQTDLSLVNIVETKGKGKVRIISVVPSLDTKVCEQQTHFLSEKNKGLDKMVEMITVSIDTPFAQKRFAEEAKIANVTFLSDYRGADFGKTYGLLLKDPHVLARAVMVVDPQNIVRYLQITPELGQLPDLEAAFAAARSLVTSS; via the coding sequence ATGAGGTCGTACACGCATCGCCTGATCTCGACATGCGCCGTGCTTGCCTGCCTGGCCGGTTCCGCCTGCGGAGGAACAGGGTCCGGATCCATCTTTTCCTATAAGAACCTTCCCGTAGCGGGAGGCAGTGCCGCGGCGGGTGAAGGCCATACTGTACTGTTCAAAGGCAGTCCGGTGATGTTGAGCGGAACGGGCATCAAGGTCGGAGACCCTCTCCGCGACGTGAAGGTCGCCCAAACGGACCTCTCGCTCGTCAATATTGTGGAGACCAAGGGCAAGGGCAAGGTCCGTATCATCAGCGTCGTGCCATCGCTGGACACGAAAGTCTGCGAGCAGCAGACGCATTTCCTCAGCGAAAAAAACAAGGGGCTCGACAAGATGGTCGAGATGATCACCGTGAGCATCGATACCCCATTCGCGCAAAAACGGTTTGCCGAAGAAGCCAAGATCGCGAACGTGACGTTTTTGTCCGATTATCGCGGCGCGGATTTCGGTAAAACATACGGCCTTTTGTTGAAAGACCCGCATGTGCTCGCTCGCGCCGTCATGGTGGTGGACCCGCAAAATATCGTGCGGTATCTGCAGATCACTCCTGAACTGGGCCAGTTACCGGACCTCGAGGCCGCCTTTGCCGCTGCCCGGTCGCTGGTGACGTCCAGCTAG
- a CDS encoding alpha/beta fold hydrolase, translating into MRPSSSWSRRSVRTFADWFTRRFRLPFLASSLCCLIMAACASPDHNPTHLDAFIRLPIHRVQVHGQTIAYLDTGTGDPVILIHGFGGSMWQWEHQQIPLSRHVRVITPDLIGSGLSDKPDVAYSPDQVLDFFLGFMEALHLSRATLVGNSMGAGLAMGMALSHPSRVDKLILIDGLPDHVLDNLNSPSIKRALETSAPSWLVSLGNRLFGGFMTESILKEIVHDPGLLTPAVIERSNRNRKRPGIIAPIMTVRNNLPLWESGFAKHIGQITHRTLILWGEEDRVFPLSVGEHLQRQIEGAALVRIPDAGHIPMWEQPDISNRAMVEFLKS; encoded by the coding sequence ATGAGACCGTCATCCAGCTGGAGTAGGCGTTCGGTCCGCACCTTCGCCGATTGGTTTACCCGGCGCTTCCGTCTCCCGTTCCTGGCATCAAGCCTCTGTTGTCTGATCATGGCCGCTTGCGCTTCGCCGGATCACAACCCGACGCACCTCGACGCCTTCATCCGCCTCCCCATTCACCGTGTTCAAGTGCACGGGCAGACCATCGCCTATCTCGACACCGGAACGGGCGATCCGGTCATTCTGATCCATGGATTCGGCGGATCCATGTGGCAATGGGAACATCAGCAGATTCCGCTTTCCCGCCACGTACGCGTCATTACGCCGGACCTCATCGGCTCGGGCCTTTCTGATAAACCGGATGTTGCCTACAGTCCGGATCAAGTGCTGGACTTTTTCCTAGGCTTCATGGAGGCGCTCCATCTCTCACGCGCCACGCTCGTCGGCAATTCCATGGGAGCGGGCTTGGCCATGGGAATGGCGCTGTCCCATCCCTCCCGCGTGGACAAGCTGATCTTGATCGACGGACTTCCGGATCATGTGCTGGACAATCTGAACAGCCCTTCGATCAAACGCGCGCTCGAAACCAGCGCCCCTTCATGGCTCGTCTCACTCGGCAACCGGCTGTTCGGTGGATTCATGACCGAGTCGATCCTGAAGGAAATCGTCCACGATCCCGGTCTGTTGACCCCCGCCGTCATCGAACGGTCCAACCGGAACCGGAAACGTCCCGGGATCATTGCTCCCATCATGACGGTGCGCAATAATCTTCCACTCTGGGAATCGGGCTTCGCCAAGCACATCGGCCAGATCACTCATCGGACGCTGATTCTCTGGGGCGAGGAGGACCGTGTCTTTCCGCTTTCCGTCGGCGAGCACTTGCAACGACAAATCGAGGGCGCGGCGCTGGTGCGCATTCCGGATGCCGGACACATTCCGATGTGGGAGCAACCGGATATCAGCAACCGAGCTATGGTAGAGTTCCTGAAGTCGTAG
- the oadA gene encoding sodium-extruding oxaloacetate decarboxylase subunit alpha, producing MATKRSHTKKSMQKKRARPRSQKPSKPQAIRSQDWPIQPAAGKQVLITEVALRDGHQCLLATRMRTEDMLPIAQKLDAVGFWSLEVWGGATFDTCLRFLKEDPWERLRALRAAMPNTKLQMLLRGQNIVGYRHYADDVLDKFIERSAANGIDVFRIFDALNDIRNLERAIQEVKACGKHVEAAISYTVSPVHRLEGFVEMGKRLEDLGTDTICIKDMAGLLAPMDAYMLVKSLKRAVSVPIHLHSHYTSGMGTMSALMGILAGLDILDTAMSPLAGGASHPPTESMVASLRQTPYDTKLDLGALQPIADHFRTVRRKYRQFESDVTGVDAEILTSQIPGGMLSNLAAQLSEQNSLDRMKEVLDEVPRVRKDMGYPPLVTPTSQIVGTQATLNVLTGERYKVITNETKNYFLGLYGRAPGQVDRDIMARAVGDEEPIKSRPADRLEPEMEAVKKDLPASADTVEDQLSFALFPAIARDFFEARERGDLVPEPLEEMDAKGPAGGGELHLAPVEFNVTVHGETYHVKVSGSGRKTDGRKPYYIRVNDKLEEVSLEPIQEILAGVPEAPETGGGPKPKRPRPSKPGDVAPPMPGRVVKILVAKDDQVKSGDPLLIIEAMKMESRVPAPIDGKVTGILVIEGENVKTDETVIQLE from the coding sequence ATGGCCACCAAGCGATCTCACACGAAAAAGTCGATGCAAAAGAAGCGTGCACGTCCCCGCTCCCAGAAACCGTCAAAGCCCCAGGCGATCCGTTCTCAGGATTGGCCGATTCAGCCGGCAGCGGGAAAACAGGTCCTCATCACTGAAGTGGCGTTGCGCGACGGCCATCAATGTTTGCTCGCCACGCGCATGCGCACGGAGGACATGCTTCCGATCGCCCAGAAATTGGATGCGGTCGGATTCTGGTCGCTGGAAGTATGGGGCGGCGCGACCTTCGATACCTGTCTTCGCTTTCTGAAGGAGGACCCATGGGAACGGCTGCGCGCGCTGCGGGCCGCCATGCCGAATACCAAACTACAGATGCTGCTGCGGGGCCAGAACATCGTCGGGTATCGTCACTATGCCGACGATGTCCTCGATAAGTTCATCGAACGATCGGCCGCGAATGGGATCGATGTCTTCCGGATCTTCGACGCACTGAATGATATCCGCAATCTCGAACGCGCCATCCAGGAAGTCAAGGCATGCGGCAAGCACGTAGAGGCCGCCATCTCCTACACGGTCAGTCCCGTCCATCGTCTCGAGGGCTTCGTGGAGATGGGGAAACGCCTCGAGGATCTCGGTACCGACACCATCTGCATCAAGGATATGGCAGGACTGCTGGCTCCCATGGACGCGTACATGCTCGTCAAGAGTCTGAAACGAGCCGTCAGTGTGCCAATCCATCTCCACTCGCATTACACATCCGGAATGGGAACAATGTCGGCGCTCATGGGGATTCTTGCCGGCCTCGATATTCTTGACACGGCCATGTCCCCGCTGGCCGGAGGGGCATCGCATCCGCCGACCGAATCGATGGTCGCGTCCTTGCGACAGACGCCGTATGACACCAAGCTCGACCTCGGGGCCCTGCAGCCGATCGCAGACCATTTCCGCACCGTGCGTCGGAAGTATCGCCAGTTCGAAAGTGACGTGACCGGCGTCGATGCCGAAATCCTGACCTCTCAGATTCCTGGAGGGATGCTGTCCAACCTCGCCGCGCAGCTCTCCGAACAAAACTCGCTGGACCGGATGAAGGAAGTGCTGGACGAGGTGCCGCGGGTCAGAAAAGACATGGGGTATCCGCCGCTCGTGACGCCTACCAGTCAGATCGTCGGCACCCAGGCGACCCTCAACGTGTTGACCGGCGAACGCTACAAAGTCATTACGAATGAAACGAAGAATTATTTCCTGGGCCTCTACGGCCGCGCGCCGGGTCAGGTTGACCGCGACATCATGGCCCGGGCGGTGGGAGACGAGGAACCGATCAAGAGCAGGCCGGCCGACCGGCTGGAACCCGAGATGGAGGCGGTGAAGAAGGATCTTCCCGCTTCAGCGGACACTGTGGAAGATCAGCTCTCGTTCGCGCTCTTTCCGGCCATTGCGAGAGATTTCTTCGAGGCGCGGGAACGGGGCGACCTCGTCCCGGAACCATTGGAAGAGATGGATGCCAAGGGTCCCGCCGGCGGCGGCGAACTGCATCTCGCACCGGTCGAATTCAACGTAACTGTTCATGGAGAAACGTATCACGTCAAGGTTTCCGGATCTGGCCGCAAAACCGACGGACGCAAACCCTATTACATCCGGGTCAACGATAAACTGGAAGAAGTGTCGCTCGAACCGATTCAGGAAATTCTCGCGGGCGTTCCCGAAGCTCCCGAAACCGGTGGTGGACCGAAACCCAAACGTCCCAGGCCGTCGAAACCCGGGGACGTGGCGCCGCCGATGCCCGGACGCGTGGTCAAGATCCTGGTCGCCAAAGACGATCAGGTGAAGAGCGGAGATCCCCTGTTGATCATCGAAGCGATGAAAATGGAAAGCCGGGTCCCGGCTCCGATCGACGGGAAAGTGACTGGCATTCTCGTCATCGAAGGGGAGAATGTGAAAACGGATGAGACCGTCATCCAGCTGGAGTAG
- the accC gene encoding acetyl-CoA carboxylase biotin carboxylase subunit — translation MFKKILVANRGEIAMRIIRACRELNIATAAIYSEADSTGIYVKKADEAYLVGPGPVKGFLDSRQIVDLALRIGADAIHPGYGFLSENAQFAKLCGDSGITFIGPSPEAITVMGSKVRARELAKKVGVPIVPGTDGGVTEVKQALAFANRAGYPVMIKASAGGGGRGLRVVRSNAELRENMEAASREAQASFGDGSVFLEKFIERPHHIEFQILADRHGNIIHLGERDCSIQRRHQKLIEMAPSLILTPKLRTEMGEAATTIAQAVNYDNAGTVEFLLDQEGRFYFIEMNPRLQVEHTVTEQITAIDIVRNQISIAAGKPLEIEQKDVILQGHAIQCRINAEDPKNNFMPCTGTVTDYLSPGGIGVRIDGAVYKDYTVPPYYDALLAKLTVRGRTWEETVNRMRRSLEEYVLRGVKTTIPFMKAIMQDEDFVAGRFDTSYLDTHPDLYAYDEFKQPEDLVLALAAAIAAYEGL, via the coding sequence ATGTTCAAGAAAATCCTCGTGGCCAATCGTGGTGAGATCGCAATGCGAATCATCCGCGCCTGCCGCGAGCTCAATATCGCCACCGCCGCCATCTATTCCGAGGCCGATTCGACCGGTATTTACGTGAAAAAAGCGGACGAGGCGTATCTCGTCGGACCCGGTCCCGTGAAAGGATTTCTCGACAGCCGCCAGATCGTGGACTTGGCCCTCCGTATCGGCGCCGACGCCATCCATCCGGGTTATGGATTTCTTTCTGAAAACGCGCAGTTCGCCAAGCTCTGTGGCGATTCCGGGATCACATTCATCGGGCCGTCGCCCGAGGCCATCACCGTGATGGGCAGCAAGGTTCGGGCGCGAGAGTTGGCTAAAAAGGTCGGAGTGCCGATCGTCCCGGGAACCGACGGCGGAGTCACGGAGGTCAAACAGGCTCTGGCGTTCGCCAACAGAGCGGGCTATCCCGTCATGATCAAGGCCAGCGCCGGTGGCGGAGGGCGCGGGCTTCGAGTGGTCCGGTCGAATGCCGAACTGCGCGAAAACATGGAAGCGGCCTCTCGTGAAGCACAAGCCTCATTCGGCGACGGGAGTGTCTTCCTCGAGAAATTTATCGAGCGGCCGCACCATATCGAGTTTCAAATTCTCGCCGACCGCCATGGCAACATCATCCACTTGGGGGAACGGGACTGTTCCATTCAACGGCGACACCAGAAATTGATCGAGATGGCGCCTTCCTTGATCCTGACGCCCAAGCTCCGGACGGAAATGGGAGAAGCCGCCACGACGATCGCACAGGCTGTAAATTATGACAACGCCGGAACCGTGGAATTTCTTCTCGACCAGGAAGGCCGATTCTATTTTATCGAGATGAACCCTCGGCTCCAGGTGGAGCATACGGTCACCGAGCAGATCACCGCCATCGACATCGTACGGAATCAGATCTCCATCGCAGCAGGCAAACCGCTCGAGATCGAGCAGAAAGACGTCATCCTGCAAGGACATGCCATTCAATGCCGCATCAATGCCGAAGATCCGAAGAATAACTTCATGCCTTGCACAGGCACGGTGACGGATTACTTGTCCCCTGGCGGCATCGGTGTCCGCATCGACGGCGCGGTCTATAAGGACTATACGGTTCCTCCCTATTATGATGCCCTGCTGGCCAAACTGACGGTCCGCGGCCGGACGTGGGAGGAAACTGTAAATCGCATGAGACGCTCGCTCGAAGAATATGTGCTGCGTGGGGTGAAGACCACGATTCCCTTCATGAAAGCCATCATGCAGGACGAGGATTTTGTCGCCGGACGATTTGACACTTCCTATCTGGACACTCATCCCGACTTATACGCCTACGATGAGTTCAAACAGCCCGAAGACTTGGTACTTGCCCTCGCGGCTGCCATTGCCGCCTACGAGGGGCTATAA
- a CDS encoding IPT/TIG domain-containing protein — protein sequence MTISRVALSMMMGLAGCLAFQVSFLQAEEQSEKGAIVEGAGFTLYDMESIKGVDSEKVEHDPVCDRSRRPKIMKVEPDDVKPGDKVVISGENFGTKECFHTVTFSAAPKAPVTFRFVNETTIEATVPEAKAGMSFLIIVAGGGSAQSKPLLIKGQ from the coding sequence ATGACGATATCGCGTGTCGCGCTGTCTATGATGATGGGACTGGCCGGGTGTCTCGCGTTTCAGGTGTCGTTCCTTCAGGCGGAAGAACAGAGTGAGAAGGGTGCCATCGTGGAGGGTGCCGGCTTTACGCTGTACGACATGGAATCGATCAAGGGCGTGGACTCGGAAAAGGTGGAACATGATCCTGTCTGTGACCGCAGCCGGCGGCCGAAAATCATGAAGGTCGAACCGGACGACGTCAAACCCGGGGACAAAGTTGTGATTTCGGGAGAGAACTTCGGCACCAAGGAATGTTTTCATACGGTGACATTCAGCGCCGCGCCCAAGGCCCCCGTGACATTCCGATTCGTGAACGAAACGACGATTGAGGCGACGGTTCCGGAAGCCAAAGCCGGCATGTCGTTTTTGATCATCGTCGCCGGTGGCGGCAGCGCACAGTCGAAGCCCCTTTTGATCAAAGGTCAGTAA
- a CDS encoding substrate-binding domain-containing protein → MSLRAPSALCLTVLLWLTALPSLAEVSGNLVIAGNGPETTTIEALARAFEKQNPRAYVDVLWDDHSKPVDMVKSGDAQLAVTGSEEQGLAAAQIAWDGIVILVHLSNFTKEVTKQQVADLFSGKVKEWSELGGPETKILLIDRPKNQNIRDAFEQQLDIVGKIPDSAKVIAKDDKVVKTVVGTLPPLSATAYISLGQGLSVVSGGVAVRLLAIDKVEPEIPTVSDGRYPLRRPVLLLSKKEPNPLIDAFIQFALSAPGQQIVGESYIPFRRK, encoded by the coding sequence ATGAGCCTCCGCGCACCGTCCGCCTTATGCCTGACGGTGCTGCTGTGGCTGACCGCTCTTCCCTCCCTCGCGGAAGTCTCAGGAAACCTCGTGATTGCCGGCAACGGACCCGAAACCACGACCATCGAGGCGCTCGCGCGCGCATTTGAGAAACAAAACCCGCGCGCGTACGTCGATGTCCTGTGGGACGATCATTCCAAGCCTGTCGACATGGTCAAGTCAGGGGATGCGCAACTGGCCGTCACCGGTTCGGAAGAACAGGGACTGGCTGCGGCGCAGATTGCCTGGGACGGCATTGTGATCCTGGTTCATTTGTCGAATTTCACCAAGGAAGTGACCAAACAGCAGGTGGCCGACCTGTTTTCTGGAAAGGTGAAAGAATGGTCGGAGCTCGGCGGGCCGGAAACGAAAATTCTCCTGATCGACCGGCCGAAAAATCAGAATATTCGGGATGCATTTGAACAACAGCTCGATATCGTCGGCAAAATTCCCGACAGCGCCAAAGTCATCGCCAAGGATGACAAAGTGGTGAAGACCGTCGTCGGCACATTGCCGCCGCTGTCCGCCACCGCGTACATCTCGTTAGGCCAGGGGCTGTCCGTGGTCTCGGGAGGCGTCGCCGTGCGGCTCCTTGCCATTGACAAGGTCGAGCCGGAAATTCCGACCGTTTCGGATGGGCGCTATCCCCTGAGACGGCCGGTCCTGCTGCTGTCGAAGAAAGAGCCTAACCCTCTGATCGATGCATTCATCCAATTTGCGCTTTCGGCGCCAGGACAACAGATCGTCGGCGAATCGTATATTCCTTTTAGGCGTAAATAA
- a CDS encoding zinc ribbon domain-containing protein, with translation MPIYEYRCGGCEKTFEATQSLHFRAEDTICPFCNAQDASRIISAVSSNVVGTRKPGFSEMKAYNMLNERMDKFKRLPPLGGMRNTPPPNITPSPDSSSSDPSKQ, from the coding sequence ATGCCGATTTACGAATACCGATGCGGCGGTTGCGAGAAAACCTTCGAAGCCACCCAGTCCCTCCACTTCAGGGCCGAAGATACAATTTGCCCGTTTTGCAACGCTCAGGATGCCTCCCGGATCATCTCCGCGGTCTCCTCGAACGTCGTGGGAACGCGGAAGCCCGGATTCTCAGAGATGAAAGCCTACAACATGCTGAACGAGCGCATGGACAAGTTTAAGAGACTGCCTCCGCTCGGCGGCATGCGGAATACTCCCCCGCCGAACATCACACCCAGCCCGGATTCGTCTTCGTCGGATCCATCCAAACAGTGA
- a CDS encoding DMT family transporter: MPRLALLLTTLIWGATFPATKLALDQVPPLSFLFLRFLLGASLVGAWFVLARRTVRRGRSILAASGVATVFLFLGYVLQTVGLRYTSASNSAFLTALYVIVVPLMLRRFHGRVLLATAVATLGLWLLVKPNATMNIGDLMTLGCAVAFAGHIVCLERFTREFDAPSMLWWQMAAMTLLFIPAMGWERPPSDAFAPTGVLLLGLAVTGGFATGAFAVQMWAQQHVPAQQVALVFAAEPAYAAWLSWYFLGETLDLQGWIGSGLILAAVVIGASGSGDRAVPTAVAEVA, from the coding sequence ATGCCACGACTCGCACTCCTGCTGACGACGCTAATTTGGGGCGCCACCTTTCCTGCGACCAAGCTCGCACTGGATCAGGTCCCGCCGCTGTCGTTTCTATTTCTGAGATTCCTTCTGGGCGCGTCGCTGGTCGGAGCATGGTTCGTACTTGCCCGGCGCACGGTTCGCCGCGGGCGGAGCATTCTGGCAGCCAGCGGCGTCGCAACGGTCTTCTTGTTCCTGGGCTATGTCCTGCAAACAGTCGGGCTGCGGTATACGAGCGCATCGAACTCCGCATTTCTGACGGCGCTGTATGTCATCGTCGTGCCGCTGATGCTTCGTCGATTCCACGGGCGCGTGCTGTTGGCGACGGCGGTGGCGACGCTGGGTCTCTGGTTGTTGGTAAAACCCAACGCAACGATGAATATCGGCGATCTGATGACGCTGGGTTGCGCCGTCGCCTTTGCCGGTCATATCGTCTGTCTTGAACGGTTCACACGCGAGTTCGACGCGCCGTCCATGTTGTGGTGGCAGATGGCGGCCATGACGCTGTTGTTTATTCCGGCGATGGGATGGGAACGACCTCCGTCCGATGCGTTTGCGCCGACCGGGGTGTTGCTCCTTGGGTTGGCTGTGACGGGCGGGTTCGCGACCGGAGCGTTTGCCGTACAGATGTGGGCGCAGCAGCATGTGCCCGCTCAGCAGGTGGCGCTGGTGTTTGCCGCGGAACCCGCCTATGCGGCCTGGCTGTCGTGGTATTTTCTCGGAGAAACGCTGGATCTCCAAGGATGGATCGGAAGCGGGTTGATCCTCGCAGCGGTCGTCATCGGCGCGTCCGGTTCCGGCGACCGTGCCGTGCCGACCGCCGTCGCGGAAGTGGCCTAA
- a CDS encoding acyl-CoA desaturase, with translation MSDVRTLRPTKTQDVWFTVLRWFDSWAGLEHMKTDGVPKVDWLRCVPIIAVHLMCLGVIWVGVSWIAVAVAVAFYFLRMFAITGWYHRYFSHRTFKTSRAVQFAFAVLGSSCAQRGPLWWAGHHRHHHIASDTPGDVHSPRHGGFLWSHIGWFTSQTHYAPRLKGIADFAKYPELRFIDRFDILIPILTGFGMFGLGKMLELYAPELGTNGPQMLIWGFFISTVALVHGTCTINSLSHVYGSQRYETGDDSRNNFILALITMGEGWHNNHHYYPASTSQGFYWWEIDMTYYCLKAMEWMGLVWDIKEVPVYVREQKSKHEAIAV, from the coding sequence ATGTCCGACGTTCGCACTTTGCGCCCAACCAAGACCCAAGATGTGTGGTTCACCGTGCTGCGTTGGTTCGATTCCTGGGCCGGGCTCGAGCACATGAAGACCGACGGAGTCCCCAAAGTCGACTGGTTGCGATGCGTGCCCATCATCGCCGTCCATCTGATGTGCCTGGGGGTCATTTGGGTCGGCGTCAGCTGGATTGCCGTCGCGGTCGCGGTCGCCTTCTATTTCCTCCGCATGTTCGCCATTACCGGTTGGTATCACCGATACTTTTCCCATCGCACGTTCAAAACGTCGCGCGCCGTCCAATTTGCCTTTGCCGTCCTCGGCAGTTCCTGTGCCCAGCGCGGTCCGCTCTGGTGGGCCGGCCATCATCGCCACCACCATATCGCGTCGGATACGCCCGGTGATGTCCATTCGCCTCGGCACGGAGGATTTCTCTGGTCGCACATCGGCTGGTTCACGTCACAGACGCATTATGCTCCGCGCTTGAAAGGCATCGCGGATTTCGCCAAATATCCGGAGCTTCGATTCATCGACCGTTTCGACATCCTGATTCCAATATTGACGGGCTTTGGCATGTTCGGACTCGGGAAGATGCTCGAACTGTATGCGCCTGAACTCGGCACGAACGGCCCGCAGATGCTGATCTGGGGATTTTTCATTTCTACCGTCGCGCTCGTTCACGGGACCTGCACGATTAATTCCCTGTCGCACGTCTACGGATCACAGCGTTACGAGACCGGCGACGACAGCCGGAATAATTTCATCCTCGCGCTGATCACCATGGGCGAGGGCTGGCACAATAACCACCACTATTACCCCGCTTCGACGAGTCAGGGATTTTATTGGTGGGAGATCGACATGACCTATTACTGTCTCAAGGCCATGGAGTGGATGGGATTGGTCTGGGATATCAAGGAAGTGCCGGTCTACGTCAGGGAGCAAAAAAGCAAGCACGAGGCGATCGCCGTCTAG